CTACCTCATCCCGCGAAACACTTATCAAAACAGAATAACCAATCCCTTCGATCCGTATCGCAACCTTTCCGGCTCGATCGGGGTGGATAAATCTTCCCTTAAAACCTTTAAAGTAACCTTTGCTTATCACTACTTCCGATTCCTTATCAAACAAATCGGGGACAACTTCAACCTTTTCGTCAGAATCGACTACGCGCCTGAGAAAATCTATCTCATTCTGACGGACCAATCCCAGTTTACCATTAAATGCAAGATACCGAACAATACCGTCGATCTGAAGGATGCGATCTTTTTGTTGCTTATCCGGTTTGACGAAAATGTATGAAGAAAACAATGGTATTTCAATCCACTTCCAGCGATCACTCCACTTTTTACGTTGGCGACGGAGTGGAAGAAATGATTCAACCGATTGCTTCTGCAATAATGCGTAAACTTTTTTTTCCTGACGTGATTTCGTGTAAATCACTAGCCAATCCAATTTTTGAACTACTATATTGTCATCCATTTGGTATTATACACAAGAGCAATAATCAATCATCCTTCTTAGGTTCATTATTCCAAACAACCAAAGCCTTATCTATTTTGAGTCCATCTTTCAATTTTTTATACTCAACTTTATTTAGTACAAGCGCTCTGATTTTTCTTTTAATAGTTTTTTCGGTTACTTCTATGAGCTCATTCATGTATACTTTATTTACTTCACCAACAATTACGAGATCGATGACACCTCCATCAATCCCTTTTGCATAATCGCCTGTCACAAAAGCTAATTCAACATTACCCAAATTGTGTAAAACATTTTCAATGATATCTATGCCAAAGTCCTTTTTAATTATTTTGTTAATTTCCGGGAATAATGCATTTTTAACATTTGCCCGATACACCTTCTTATTACCATCACTTTCAGATGTAAGTAAGCCTGCTTTTGTAAGCCGATTAAGTTCTAATCTTACTCCATTGGATGATTCGCCAAATTCATCTGACAATCCCCGTAGATATGCTTTTGTTTCCGGATTTAGAAAAAACTTCAACAGAAGCTTTACTCTAGTTTTTGATGTAATTATGGAATCAAGCAAGATTTACTCAATTATTATGAAGAAAGATGTTCTGCTTTCTGAGTAGTTAAATTACTCAATTATAGAACATTTGTCAAGTGAAAAATTTAGCGATTTTTACGGAGATTTTGAATACAACGGAAGGATATCACTCGTATTAACTAAGACTTTTTATCTATTTTCTCAATTTCACCCTTGAGAAGAGCGACTTCCTGAACAAGTTTATCATTTTTATCAGACAGCCTTGAAATAATAACAGAAAATTGTATTAAAATTAGAAAAATAGCTATAACTAAAATTAGAAGGAGAGCGGCAGGCGGATAAGCAATACCTATAAAGTGAGCAATTCGTGCTAATCCCTCTTCCCAAATGGACAATACGATAAATACGATGCCGAAGAAGAACCATAGAAGAGAATATTGCTCTCTTATCCGTTTCTTTCTTATGAGTTCAATTACGAACAAAAAAATAGATATGCTGCCAATAATTGCAAAAAATTGTACTCTATGAATTTCCATGGAAATTATTCCTGTATTTAGAAATTATTTTGCCAAAATACTATTTTCTTCCAAAAGTTCTTAAATACGTCATAAAGATGGATAACAAGACTTTAATCATATAATATATCCCATCAAACATTGAGATAGAAGATATTCCCTGCCATCGTTGTCTCATTTCCACTGCCACTTCCTTTAAAGCAAAACCTTTTCTTATCAATAATATTACAGCTTCAGGTTCAGGATAATCGGTAGGATAATATTCCGAAAAAAACTGAATAGCTTTTCTATTATAAGCACGAAAACCTGATGTGCTATCTGTAATACGCTGTCTATTCATAATAGAATTGACAAACTGAAATATGACAATCCCTAATTTTCTGCTTTTATCTGTTTTAAATTTTTTATAGCCATCTAAGAATCTGCTTCCAATAACGACATCAGCTTCCTTTTGCAGGATAGGTGCGATAATATTTTTTATTTCACTCGCAATGTGTTGTGCATCTCCATCGAATTGGATTGCTATATCATAATTATTTCTTAAAGCATATATGAAACCGGTTTGCACCGCGCCGCCAATGCCTAAATTTATGGGAAGATCTAATACCTTAGCTTTTTTTGTTTGACGTGCGACAAGAGAAGTTTTATCCGTAGAGCCATCGTTCACTACCAATACGTCCAATTTAACATCAATATTGCTTAGTTCATCTATTACCCCAGCAATACTCTTTTCTTCGTTGTACGCTGGCACTATTGCTAATATATTTTCCATAAATATTGGGTGTTAGGAAAACAAATATTCTTTTCTCAAATTATTTCGTGCAATTATATTTTGCACTATTCATAAAACCTGTTTTTGTAAAAACCTTAACAACAGCAATCTGCACGTTATTCTATACCTATTGTATCTACCGATTATGTTTGTTTAGTAATGAATCTCCCCGCCGCAAGCGTCGGGGAATTTACCCTAAGTGATTAAAATCATATTCGCATTTCAAGTTGAACTCCATACGGAGTTCCCTTTCCCTTTTTTGGCTTTTGTTACAAACATTTGACTCCTACGGAGTCATCCTAAAAACCTGTTATTCTTTATTAATCCCGTAGGCCTGCCTGCTCGCCGAACAAGTTCGCTGGCAAGCGGTCGCACTTCGTGCTTAGGCGAGCCTGCCGCAGGCAGGGATTATACGTTTGTAATTGAGTTAAACAATAAAGCTTAGAACTCCATAGGAGTTCCACCATTAGTGACTTAGTTTAGTGCGGTCATTTCCATGAGTTTTAGCGAAAATCCACTAATAGTACTTTAAAAACAGGAACTCTGCTATCAAACTTATGCTGGTTACTCGTTTTCTCGGGTATGACAATTGAGTGAAAATAATTATTTCAGTAAAATCATTTTACGAATTTGGTGAAATATTCCCGCATCAATTTTATAGAAATATACTCCAGAGGATAATGAACCATTGAGAGTACTAAATGGCACAGTATAATCGCCTGCTTGTTGTTTTTCGTTTACAAGCATCGCTACTTCATTGCCTAACATGTCAAATATATTTAATTTTACAAAACTTTCCATTTGTAACCGGTAACGAATAATTGTGCTCGGATTAAAAGGATTGGGATAATTTTGGTACAAAGAGAAAGCATTTGGAGATGAATTTTCTTTTACACCTGTCAGAATATTAATAGTTGAATCATAATATTGCGGATTTAAGGAAGTGCCATTAATATCGGCTACAATACATTCTGTAAATTTAATAGTATCAACGCCAACATTTGCATTAGAAAGAACGGTAATGTTTAAATCCAGCAATTCTCCGTTACCAAAGTTCAAAATGCTCACCGCTGAA
Above is a genomic segment from Ignavibacteriales bacterium containing:
- a CDS encoding UpxY family transcription antiterminator, which produces MDDNIVVQKLDWLVIYTKSRQEKKVYALLQKQSVESFLPLRRQRKKWSDRWKWIEIPLFSSYIFVKPDKQQKDRILQIDGIVRYLAFNGKLGLVRQNEIDFLRRVVDSDEKVEVVPDLFDKESEVVISKGYFKGFKGRFIHPDRAGKVAIRIEGIGYSVLISVSRDEVEPVRQVLLSDREHTRDLRLSI
- a CDS encoding winged helix-turn-helix domain-containing protein encodes the protein MLDSIITSKTRVKLLLKFFLNPETKAYLRGLSDEFGESSNGVRLELNRLTKAGLLTSESDGNKKVYRANVKNALFPEINKIIKKDFGIDIIENVLHNLGNVELAFVTGDYAKGIDGGVIDLVIVGEVNKVYMNELIEVTEKTIKRKIRALVLNKVEYKKLKDGLKIDKALVVWNNEPKKDD
- a CDS encoding DUF2304 domain-containing protein, whose protein sequence is MEIHRVQFFAIIGSISIFLFVIELIRKKRIREQYSLLWFFFGIVFIVLSIWEEGLARIAHFIGIAYPPAALLLILVIAIFLILIQFSVIISRLSDKNDKLVQEVALLKGEIEKIDKKS
- a CDS encoding glycosyltransferase family 2 protein, whose amino-acid sequence is MENILAIVPAYNEEKSIAGVIDELSNIDVKLDVLVVNDGSTDKTSLVARQTKKAKVLDLPINLGIGGAVQTGFIYALRNNYDIAIQFDGDAQHIASEIKNIIAPILQKEADVVIGSRFLDGYKKFKTDKSRKLGIVIFQFVNSIMNRQRITDSTSGFRAYNRKAIQFFSEYYPTDYPEPEAVILLIRKGFALKEVAVEMRQRWQGISSISMFDGIYYMIKVLLSIFMTYLRTFGRK
- a CDS encoding T9SS type A sorting domain-containing protein, which produces MSILSTTNKTVLGILCVIIFTAGYAQGVTVRVVPPDGMKRGNSYTVPIQVSNFNNVNAFQFEFQFNKNNLQLSTTPSVSYLGISIASTNLEVANANGKLIVLWVSAVSILNFGNGELLDLNITVLSNANVGVDTIKFTECIVADINGTSLNPQYYDSTINILTGVKENSSPNAFSLYQNYPNPFNPSTIIRYRLQMESFVKLNIFDMLGNEVAMLVNEKQQAGDYTVPFSTLNGSLSSGVYFYKIDAGIFHQIRKMILLK